A genomic segment from Trichoplusia ni isolate ovarian cell line Hi5 unplaced genomic scaffold, tn1 tig00003412, whole genome shotgun sequence encodes:
- the LOC113507873 gene encoding ankyrin repeat domain-containing protein 27-like, whose product MFMKGRRDLGQNKKNRSALLLLLHSGANINQANIDQNTPLHMAVNNGHLNCVKALIYFAEHSRRKIRINCVNESGNTPLHLASKWGYEGIAKLLIENGAEPSLQNRSNKTAFDYAHNLKILQVLKSCTPNLYEYIHITSSNVKTLNCKTDNPASLHLQKMSMKLNDTNNQVSKAVENLKLIDRILKAISYGDVKLACFYMNINYSAYLEIKDKPEALKLSATSQCHPLCECQVCKKTKQCSSDFDINFSDTHGFTALHYSARYGLDEMCKILILNKANINCVNKKGQTPLHLAALNNKTYVIRLLLESGANINAIDLAGNTPLHDVSAMGNIGAAKILMNYNPDLTMLNGADKTALTLAKEKVHLTIIDLIDKYTNRLE is encoded by the coding sequence aataaaaaaaaccgcagtGCTTTACTGTTGCTATTACATTCTGGAGCAAATATAAATCAAGCCAACATTGACCAGAACACCCCACTACACATGGCTGTCAATAATGGCCATCTCAATTGTGTCAAGGCACTTATATACTTTGCTGAGCACAGCCGGAGGAAGATTAGAATAAATTGTGTGAATGAGAGTGGCAATACGCCTCTTCATCTAGCCTCTAAGTGGGGCTATGAAGGCATAGCTAAATTACTCATAGAAAATGGAGCTGAACCATCTCTGCAGAATCGAAGTAATAAAACAGCTTTTGATTATGCacataatttaaagattttacaaGTCCTCAAATCTTGTACGCCTAATTTGTATGAGTACATTCATATAACTAGTTCTAACGTAAAGACATTGAACTGTAAAACTGATAATCCTGCTTCACTTCATCTGCAGAAAATgagtatgaaattaaatgacaCTAATAACCAAGTGTCAAAAGCTgtagaaaacttaaaattaattgatagaATTTTAAAAGCTATATCTTATGGTGATGTGAAACTTGCctgtttttatatgaatataaattactcTGCCTATCTAGAGATTAAGGATAAACCTGAGGCTTTAAAACTATCAGCCACTAGCCAATGCCACCCTCTGTGCGAATGTCAggtttgtaaaaaaacaaaacaatgttcatCAGACTTTGACATTAATTTTTCAGACACACATGGTTTCACCGCCTTGCACTATTCGGCTCGATATGGTTTAGACGAAATGTGTAAGATTCTGATACTCAATAAAGCCAATATAAACTGTGTTAATAAAAAGGGTCAGACTCCACTTCATTTAGCAGCTTTGAATAACAAAACTTATGTAATTCGGTTACTTTTAGAAAGCGGCGCGAATATAAATGCGATCGATTTGGCAGGAAACACGCCATTACATGACGTCAGTGCTATGGGTAACATAGGTGCAGCTAAAATACTTATGAATTACAACCCTGATCTAACAATGCTCAATGGAGCGGATAAAACTGCTCTGACCCTTGCTAAAGAAAAAGTTCACTTAACCATCATagatttaattgataaatatacGAATAGATTGGAATAA